The Mytilus trossulus isolate FHL-02 chromosome 13, PNRI_Mtr1.1.1.hap1, whole genome shotgun sequence genome has a segment encoding these proteins:
- the LOC134694572 gene encoding uncharacterized protein LOC134694572: protein MFDFHFAQLKDKIQQAKRVQLFGGLTGDRANRRHQAKMINVMNTSWKNEEPTINFTTRPYEEPRLNEPLYDGSKTSILQSVLRHFVTFCSNNGMSKSAVSMCLSYEKKVLPQPNKLPKSYKEAHDMVKHLLIPTTTYHCCVNDCQIFRLEHSDNIKCSVCDEDRYLTNSQNPRKTITYMPLGPRLTRWYGTDNVCKLLYSKQEVANGKLGDFIDGSIYESWYEEGGVFENMEESLTVPLALFTDGLNPNKSMATQKSMWPLILTWLNLPVNVRQILGPMMLVGIIPGTKTEEPKHLDPYLELIVDELLTLSECKLFNTYKGAPCKVKVALLQYQCDIPAFGKLLHVSSQAALRGCPYCRETGEYCKNPHKVVHLSNRSFLPTNHHLRSDTTNYASKREESSTTEHMYTNEEESDLRKQYDDLPNKNQKNNMQKRTGLKGTYSFMKLPYHNRSEQMQPDGMHTIADVIGNVLDTITGKDDCKKVRLCEQEFDRFKDTWVKENTDVTEDSTDNVVSNAVVGQKRKSVTPNNVQHKKKKSNNVEQCVLPPSPWRLDRTALALADKRAKSLQYPPGFDYHPDKHFSKPWTLRTMHGKLQFVTSNAAAWCLHGLLGPAQERTLLKLFDVLKKLTKEEYKVADLEQLQEETHEALALIERNFPLSLQLSCLCPTINMKQT, encoded by the exons ATGTTTGATTTCCACTTTGCACAGCTGAAAGACAAGATACAACAGGCCAAGAGAGTCCAATTGTTTG gtggTCTCACTGGTGATAGGGCTAATAGAAGACACCAGGCAAAGATGATAAACGTAATGAACACTTCATGGAAAAATGAGGAGCCCACAATAAACTTCACTACCAGACCATATGAGGAACCCAGACTTAATGAACCATTGTATGATGGAAGTAAAACTTCAATCCTCCAATCAGTGTTGCGCCATTTTGTGACATTTTGCTCGAACAATGGCATGTCAAAGTCTGCAGTGAGCATGTGTTtgtcatatgaaaaaaaagtactgCCTCAACCAAACAAGCTACCCAAAAGTTACAAAGAAGCGCATGACATGGTGAAACACCTTTTAATACCAACAACAACCTATCATTGTTGTGTCAATGACTGCCAGATATTTAGACTAGAACATTCAGACAATATAAAGTGTTCTGTTTGTGATGAGGATAGGTACTTGACCAACTCACAGAATCCAAGAAAGACGATTACCTATATGCCCTTAGGTCCTAGACTAACTAGGTGGTATGGCACAGACAATGTCTGTAAACTTTTATATTCCAAACAGGAGGTTGCAAATGGAAAACTTGGCGATTTTATAGATGGATCCATATATGAATCTTGGTATGAAGAAGGGGGAGTCTTTGAAAACATGGAGGAATCTTTAACTGTTCCATTAGCTTTATTTACAGATGGACTTAACCCGAATAAAAGTATGGCTACCCAAAAGTCAATGTGGCCGCTAATTTTGACATGGTTAAATTTGCCTGTAAATGTTAGACAAATTCTTGGCCCAATGATGCTTGTTGGTATTATTCCTGGAACCAAAACAGAAGAACCAAAACATCTTGATCCGTATTTAGAATTAATTGTTGATGAACTATTGACATTATCTGAATGTAAACTTTTTAACACCTACAAAGGAGCACCATGCAAAGTTAAAGTGGCACTTTTACAATACCAGTGTGATATACCAGCATTTGGCAAGCTGTTACATGTGTCAAGTCAGGCAGCATTAAGAGGATGCCCATACTGCAGAGAAACTGGGGAATACTGTAAAAACCCTCACAAAGTTGTCCACTTAAGCAACAGATCATTTTTACCTACCAACCATCATCTACGATCAGATACCACAAACTATGCATCAAAGAGGGAAGAATCTTCAACAACTGAGCACATGTATACCAACGAAGAAGAGTCTGACCTAAGGAAGCAGTATGATGATCTAccaaacaaaaaccaaaaaaacaatatgcaaaaaAGAACGGGTTTGAAAGGTACATACAGCTTCATGAAACTGCCATATCACAATAGATCAGAACAGATGCAACCAGATGGAATGCACACAATTGCTGATGTAATTGGTAATGTTTTGGATACAATTACTGGAAAAGATGATTGTAAGAAAGTAAGGCTATGCGAACAAGAATTTGATCGTTTTAAAGACACGTGGGTGAAAGAAAATACAGATGTGACGGAAGACTCAACAGACAATGTTGTCAGCAATGCAGTAGTGGGTCAGAAAAGAAAATCAGTTACTCCGAATAATGTGCagcacaaaaagaaaaagagtaaTAATGTTGAACAATGTGTATTACCACCTTCCCCTTGGAGGTTAGATCGTACAGCTCTAGCACTTGCAGATAAGAGAGCCAAAAGTTTGCAATACCCACCTGGTTTTGACTACCACCCAGATAAACATTTCTCCAAGCCATGGACACTTAGAACTATGCATGGGAAACTTCAG TTTGTCACAAGTAATGCTGCTGCATGGTGTTTGCATGGTTTGTTGGGACCAGCACAAGAGCGTACATTGCTGAAGTTGTTTGACGTATTGAAAAAGCTTACAAAAGAAGAATACAAAGTTGCTGATTTAGAACAGTTACAGGAAGAAACCCATGAAGCTCTTGCTTTGATTGAAAGAAATTTCCCATTATCCTTACAACTAAGCTGTCTTTGTCCTACTATAAACATGaaacaaacatga
- the LOC134695275 gene encoding uncharacterized protein LOC134695275, whose amino-acid sequence MFPELKKTPRSTKKLAAAISSRRRNKRQYLQLKDKAGSQGKTGKRLLKDRKDQKLQLNVPIGSPPSIETTEDLVSLSPRPASPYPNEQDSFEETTTVEETLNITTIEESFNMSPLSSPTSDIPLARLAAKDLSIEDCDTSDEEMDKRLIDFVRH is encoded by the exons ATGTTTCCAGAATTAAAAAAGACTCCAAGATCAACAAAGAAACTTGCAGCCGCCATATCCAGCAGAAGAAGAAACAAAAGGCAGTACTTGCAACTGAA AGACAAAGCAGGCAGTCAAGGCAAAACTGGAAAAAGACTACTGAAAGACCGCAAGGATCAAAA ATTACAACTTAATGTGCCCATTGGTTCACCACCAAGTATAGAAACTACAGAAGACTTGGTGTCTTTGTCCCCAAGGCCAGCATCGCCTTATCCAAATGAACAAGATTCATTTGAAGAGACCACTACAGTGGAAGAGACCCTCAACATAACAACTATAGAAGAGAGCTTCAACATGTCACCATTGAGCTCACCTACTAGTGATATTCCTTTAGCACGTTTAGCAGCTAAAGACCTATCTATTGAAGACTGTGACACATCAGATGAAGAAATGGACAAAAGGCTGATAGACTTTGTCAGGCATTAA